One window of Metopolophium dirhodum isolate CAU chromosome 3, ASM1992520v1, whole genome shotgun sequence genomic DNA carries:
- the LOC132940240 gene encoding zinc finger MYM-type protein 1-like has product MSRRLAHIDGDRHFSCLSSANPHPFGRLAVICTIIFCYNIIIFTILIIIYILLYVDKMESASTDVINDIISNGIHSYSYEHKLELKKKRPTPVLNLDVMDGKTLRKFQFSWYAKYVWLTGSQTKNKLYCYFCLLFGGEKKWCDEGITGVKNFDRTASKHAISEKHLLCQEKFQLLGQTRIDHIASEGKRLAALKYNKQVGNNRRILSRLIQVVCYLGKQEIPFCGHNSSVTPINKGNYLELLNLLSQEEQLIKDYLSSNSSFKGSSHDIQNDLIFCITEVVNMQIMNELNKVKFVSVQVDETTDVSCKSQISIIFRYVIDNNIEERFIGFFDVSIDKTAFEISNILLEQIKKWNIGNKMLCQTYDGAAVMAGKVISVPAIIKNTYPNAIFIHSYAHQLNLIFLHGSKTIKDVRLFISDLKMFYTFFSESPKRSELLRVKWFKQPENCDIRWNYHSRAAATISANFTELKKVTLRVTEEEDWDPMSICLANGLFNKLSNFKFVYLLCLFNKISMFSDHVFLTLQTKCIEDVQTCIKEIINMSTQLTFMRNEETIVTCSKFAVELNSELQYSDKDVQNLKYLTYEILDSIIIQTNVRFQDFDLLQFIEITNNKAFKDYKKCFPVEKLIQLENNFPSVFDLERLKNELTIIFDDRGKYLPPKELLNYIIKADLREVYKELTKLLQLILCIPVTTVSSERNSSALKRIKTFLRNTMNHDRPTNLCTLAIEKNILDELIIDPTFIDRVIDLFSNTKNGNIDLKYKVL; this is encoded by the exons ATGTCTCGGCGTCTCGCACACATCGATGGCGATAGACATTTTAGTTGTTTGTCGTCCGCCAACCCGCACCCGTTCGGGCGTCTAGCCGTTATctgtactattatattttgttataatattattatatttactattctgataataatttatatattattatacgttgatAAAATGGAATCCGCGTCGACCGATGTAATTAACGACATTATAAGCAATGGCATCCACAGTTATTCTTACGAACATAAATtagagctaaaaaaaaaaagacctaCGCCCGTTTTGAATTTGGACGTTATGGACGGTAAAACACTTCGAAAGTTCCAGTTTTCATGGTATGCCAAGTATGTCTGGCTTACCGGAAgtcaaactaaaaataaattatattgttatttttgtttactatTCGGAGGAGAAAAAAAATGGTGTGATGAAGGTATAACGGGGGTTAAAAACTTTGATCGTACAGCAAGTAAACATGCAATTTCTGAAAAGCATTTGCTTTGTCAAGAAAAATTTCAGTTGCTTGGCCAAACTAGAATTGATCACATTGCGTCAGAAGGAAAGCGTTTAGCggcattgaaatataataaacaagtcGGAAATAACCGTCGTATATTATCACGTTTAATTCAAGTTGTGTGCTATTTGGGAAAGCAAGAAATTCCTTTTTGTGGACACAATTCAAGTGTAACGCcaataaataaaggtaattatttAGAACTGTTGAATCTACTATCGCAAGAAGAACAATTGATTAAGGATTATTTATCGTCAAACTCGAGTTTTAAAGGGTCATCTCATGATATTCAaaacgatttaatattttgtatcacAGAAGTTGTAAATATGCAGATTATGAATGAATtgaataaagtaaaatttgtttCTGTTCAAGTCGATGAAACTACAGACGTGTCATGTAAATCgcaaattagtattatttttagatacGTAATTGATAACAACATTGAAGAAAGATTTATTGGATTTTTTGACGTGTCGATAGATAAAACTGCttttgaaatttcaaatattttattagaacaaataaaaaaatggaatataggcaataaaatgttatgtcaAACTTATGATGGAGCTGCCGTTATGGCAGGAAAAGTAATAAGCGTACCAGCTATTATTAAAAACACTTACCCAAATGCCATATTTATACATAGTTATGCTCATCAgctgaatttaatttttctacatGGATCGAAAACAATTAAGGATGTCAGATTATTTATAAGTGacctaaaaatgttttacaccTTTTTTAGCGAGTCACCAAAACGAAGTGAACTTTTACGAGTTAAGTGGTTTAAGCAACCTGAAAATTGTGATATAAGATGGAACTATCATTCTCGAGCAGCAGCTACAATCAGTGCCAATTttacagaattaaaaaaagtaacattACGTGTTACGGAAGAGGAAGACTGGGATCCAATGTCTATTTGTTTGGCCAATGGATTGTTtaacaaattatcaaattttaagtttgtttatttattatgcctctttaataaaatatctatgtttTCGGATCATGTATTTTTAACTCtccaaacaaaatgtatagaaGATGTACAAACTTgcataaaagaaataataaatatgtctaCGCAGTTAACGTTTATGAGAAATGAAGAAACAATTGTTACGTGTAGTAAATTTGCAGTAGAATTGAATAGTGAACTTCAATACTCAGACAAAGATGTTcagaacttaaaatatttaacatacgaAATATTagattcaattataatacaaaccaATGTTCGATTTCAAGATTTTGACCTCCttcaatttatagaaataacaaataataaggcatttaaagattataaaaaatgttttcctgTTGAAAAGCTAATAcaacttgaaaataatttccCCTCTGTTTTTGATCTGGAAAGACTAAAAAAcgaattaacaattatttttgatgaCCGTGGTAAATATCTCCCACCCAAGGAAttgttgaattatattattaaag CCGATTTAAGAGAGGTATACAAAGAACTGACCAAATTGTTGCAGTTGATATTATGCATTCCTGTCACAACTGTTTCAAGTGAAAGGAATAGTAGTGCACTAAAACGGATAAAGACATTCTTAAGGAATACCATGAATCATGATCGACCAACAAACTTGTGTACTTTGGCTATCGAGAAAAACATTTTGGATGAATTAATCATTGATCCAACATTTATTGACAGAGTCAtagatttattttcaaatactaaaaatggaaatatcgatttaaaatataaagtactaTAA
- the LOC132940242 gene encoding putative inhibitor of apoptosis isoform X1, which translates to MKVEWSRQWPQQIVYHRTNQPNLFTLMESPQSIDLKNESNRLSTFAGWPVSFIISPKSLAAAGFYYTKQTDKVKCAFCNICICHWEFGDNAVDEHKRHNPDCSFILSQDCGNIPIIEGIQLRGEFVENHKETGEPIDIQGLGVRAHRVAFHLKYNSFSARLNSFRGWNNESQKPEDLATAGFFFTGSNDEVRCYYCDGGLQNWEIADNSWVEHAKWFPNCGFLNLVKGEKFLDGSLVERFNALLSRPRPEDSTEGQVVSIHQTDNISPYNMSSSTRSNETTDRQISDLMLLPPALMALELGLQPSQIRQAIRSNLQDIGTPFRSMDSFMQQVLNQDQNSFFSNGDTLTLEQILQREGPMDRIGVTRHLDNEYVYNMSEESSDSNESDEVHFVSESDSEEDEPIPEPQEQNITNSQNESEIVDINESVFVADSIHSNQSNDIQIKEEANVPSNESANIKLSHSDLEEENRRLKEARLCKICLDQELGVVMLPCAHLVACITCASSLPDCPLCRQTIKATVRTFLS; encoded by the exons ATGAAAGTGGAGTGGAGCAGACAGTGGCCACAACAAATCGTTTATCATAGAACAAATCAACcaa ATTTATTCACACTAATGGAATCACCACAGtcaattgatttgaaaaatgaaagCAATAGATTAAGTACATTTGCTGGTTGGCCAGTATCATTTATCATTAGTCCAAAAAGTTTAGCAGCTGCTGGATTCTATTACACCAAACAAACCgacaaa gtTAAATGTgctttttgtaatatttgtatttgtcacTGGGAATTTGGCGACAATGCTGTCGATGAACACAAACGTCACAATCCTGACTGTAGCTTTATCCTAAGTCAAGACTGtggtaatatacctattatcgaAGGAATTCAGTTAAGAGGAGAGTTTGTTGAAAATCATAAGGAAACTG GTGAACCAATTGATATTCAAGGTTTGGGTGTTAGAGCTCATAGAGTAGCTTTTCATTTAAAGTATAATTCATTCAGTGCTCGATTGAATTCATTCAGAGGTTGGAATAATGAATCACAAAAACCTGAAGACTTAGCTACTgctggatttttttttactg gTAGTAATGATGAAGTTCGCTGTTATTACTGTGATGGAGGTCTTCAAAATTGGGAGATAGCTGATAATTCATGGGTTGAACATGCAAAATGGTTTCCAAACTGTGGTTTCTTAAATTTAGTAAAAGGAGAAAAATTCTTGGATGGAAGTTTGGTGGAAAGATTTAATGCCCTTTTAAGTAGACCTAGGCCTGAAGATTCAACAGAG GGACAAGTTGTTAGTATACACCAAACAGATAACATTTCACCATATAATATGAGTTCTTCAACAAGAAGTAATGAGACCACTGATCGTCAAATTAGCGATCTTATGCTATTACCTCCTGCACTA atgGCATTAGAGTTAGGCTTGCAACCATCTCAGATTCGACAAGCAATTCGTAGTAATCTGCAAGATATTGGCACACCTTTCCGTTCAATGGATAGTTTTATGCAACAAGTTTTAAATCAAGatcaaaattcatttttttctaatgg agatACATTGACTCTGGAACAAATTCTTCAGAGAGAAGGACCAATGGACAGAATAGGTGTTACTCGTCATCTTGATAATGAATATGTCTACAATATGTCTGAAGAATCTAGTGACTCTAATGAAAGTGATGA agTACATTTTGTGTCAGAAAGTGATTCAGAAGAAGATGAACCGATCCCTGAACCTCAAGagcaaaatataacaaatagtcAAAATGAAAGTGAAATTGTTGATATAAATGAATCTGTGTTTGTAGCTGACAGTATTCATTCCAATCAATCCAATGATATTCAAATTAAag AAGAAGCTAATGTACCAAGTAACGAATCTgcgaatataaaattatctcattcag attTAGAAGAAGAAAACCGTCGTTTGAAGGAAGCCCGCCTTTGTAAAATTTGTCTAGATCAAGAATTGGGTGTTGTTATGTTACCTTGTGCCCATTTAGTTGCATGCATCACTTGTGCTTCTAGTCTACCAGACTGTCCATTATGTCGACAGACCATCAAGGCTACTGTTCGTACATTCCTTTCTTaa
- the LOC132940242 gene encoding putative inhibitor of apoptosis isoform X2, giving the protein MESPQSIDLKNESNRLSTFAGWPVSFIISPKSLAAAGFYYTKQTDKVKCAFCNICICHWEFGDNAVDEHKRHNPDCSFILSQDCGNIPIIEGIQLRGEFVENHKETGEPIDIQGLGVRAHRVAFHLKYNSFSARLNSFRGWNNESQKPEDLATAGFFFTGSNDEVRCYYCDGGLQNWEIADNSWVEHAKWFPNCGFLNLVKGEKFLDGSLVERFNALLSRPRPEDSTEGQVVSIHQTDNISPYNMSSSTRSNETTDRQISDLMLLPPALMALELGLQPSQIRQAIRSNLQDIGTPFRSMDSFMQQVLNQDQNSFFSNGDTLTLEQILQREGPMDRIGVTRHLDNEYVYNMSEESSDSNESDEVHFVSESDSEEDEPIPEPQEQNITNSQNESEIVDINESVFVADSIHSNQSNDIQIKEEANVPSNESANIKLSHSDLEEENRRLKEARLCKICLDQELGVVMLPCAHLVACITCASSLPDCPLCRQTIKATVRTFLS; this is encoded by the exons ATGGAATCACCACAGtcaattgatttgaaaaatgaaagCAATAGATTAAGTACATTTGCTGGTTGGCCAGTATCATTTATCATTAGTCCAAAAAGTTTAGCAGCTGCTGGATTCTATTACACCAAACAAACCgacaaa gtTAAATGTgctttttgtaatatttgtatttgtcacTGGGAATTTGGCGACAATGCTGTCGATGAACACAAACGTCACAATCCTGACTGTAGCTTTATCCTAAGTCAAGACTGtggtaatatacctattatcgaAGGAATTCAGTTAAGAGGAGAGTTTGTTGAAAATCATAAGGAAACTG GTGAACCAATTGATATTCAAGGTTTGGGTGTTAGAGCTCATAGAGTAGCTTTTCATTTAAAGTATAATTCATTCAGTGCTCGATTGAATTCATTCAGAGGTTGGAATAATGAATCACAAAAACCTGAAGACTTAGCTACTgctggatttttttttactg gTAGTAATGATGAAGTTCGCTGTTATTACTGTGATGGAGGTCTTCAAAATTGGGAGATAGCTGATAATTCATGGGTTGAACATGCAAAATGGTTTCCAAACTGTGGTTTCTTAAATTTAGTAAAAGGAGAAAAATTCTTGGATGGAAGTTTGGTGGAAAGATTTAATGCCCTTTTAAGTAGACCTAGGCCTGAAGATTCAACAGAG GGACAAGTTGTTAGTATACACCAAACAGATAACATTTCACCATATAATATGAGTTCTTCAACAAGAAGTAATGAGACCACTGATCGTCAAATTAGCGATCTTATGCTATTACCTCCTGCACTA atgGCATTAGAGTTAGGCTTGCAACCATCTCAGATTCGACAAGCAATTCGTAGTAATCTGCAAGATATTGGCACACCTTTCCGTTCAATGGATAGTTTTATGCAACAAGTTTTAAATCAAGatcaaaattcatttttttctaatgg agatACATTGACTCTGGAACAAATTCTTCAGAGAGAAGGACCAATGGACAGAATAGGTGTTACTCGTCATCTTGATAATGAATATGTCTACAATATGTCTGAAGAATCTAGTGACTCTAATGAAAGTGATGA agTACATTTTGTGTCAGAAAGTGATTCAGAAGAAGATGAACCGATCCCTGAACCTCAAGagcaaaatataacaaatagtcAAAATGAAAGTGAAATTGTTGATATAAATGAATCTGTGTTTGTAGCTGACAGTATTCATTCCAATCAATCCAATGATATTCAAATTAAag AAGAAGCTAATGTACCAAGTAACGAATCTgcgaatataaaattatctcattcag attTAGAAGAAGAAAACCGTCGTTTGAAGGAAGCCCGCCTTTGTAAAATTTGTCTAGATCAAGAATTGGGTGTTGTTATGTTACCTTGTGCCCATTTAGTTGCATGCATCACTTGTGCTTCTAGTCTACCAGACTGTCCATTATGTCGACAGACCATCAAGGCTACTGTTCGTACATTCCTTTCTTaa
- the LOC132941396 gene encoding myophilin, producing MANNRATKSGFAAEAQRKINSKYSEDLAQECLEWVSSVTGLPLNTSGDPDNFFEVLKDGQVLCQLVNTLIPGSVKKVNTSAMAFKCMENINNFLAVAVSIGVPSQETFQSVDLWERQNLNSVVICLQSLGRKAGQFGAPSIGPKEAEKNIRNFSEDKLKAGQTIISLQYGSNKGANQSGLNFGNTRHM from the exons atcaaCAGCAAATACAGTGAAGATCTAGCCCAAGAATGTTTAGAGTGGGTGAGCAGCGTCACTGGTTTGCCATTGAACACATCTGGTGATCCAGACAACTTTTTTGAAGTCCTTAAGGACGGACAAGTATTGTGCCA ATTGGTAAACACTCTAATTCCTGGATCCGTTAAGAAAGTGAACACTAGCGCGATGGCTTTTAAGTGTATGGAAAACATCAATAACTTTTTGGCGGTGGCTGTATCCATCGGCGTACCTTCCCAAGAAACCTTCCAATCTGTAGATTTATGGGAACGTCAAAACTTGAACTCTGTGGTGATTTGCTTGCAGTCATTGGGTAGAAAG GCTGGTCAATTCGGTGCTCCAAGTATTGGACCAAAAGAAGCAGAGAAAAATATTCGCAATTTCAGCGAAGACAAACTCAAAGCAGGCCAAACTATCATCAGTCTGCAATATGGATCCAACAAGGGAGCGAATCAAAGTGGTCTCAATTTTGGAAACACAAGACATATGTAA